A single window of Bacteroidota bacterium DNA harbors:
- a CDS encoding ketoacyl-ACP synthase III, which translates to MIKAVITAVGGYVPEYILTNDELSTMVETNDEWITTRTGIKERRILKGEGRGLSEMCVGAANEILKKRGISAEELDLVIVGTITGDYGFPSTSNVVCDKIGAKNAWGFDLSAACSGFIYALATGAQFIETGRYKKVMVIGGDKMSSIIDYTDRATCIIFGDGAGAVLLEPTTEDLGVKDFILKADGAGRNYLCMHAGGSVLPASHETVDKRQHYVYQEGQAVFKFAVKGMADVSAEILEKNNLTSNDIQWLVPHQANKRIVDATASRIGLNEDKIMMNIERYGNTTAGTIPLLLWDYEKQLKKGDNLIISAFGGGFTWGSVWVKWAYDGSKVK; encoded by the coding sequence ATGATAAAAGCAGTTATAACAGCAGTTGGAGGTTACGTACCTGAATATATTTTAACCAACGACGAACTCTCAACAATGGTAGAAACCAACGACGAGTGGATTACTACTCGTACCGGTATAAAAGAGAGAAGAATTTTAAAAGGTGAGGGCAGAGGCTTATCGGAAATGTGTGTTGGAGCCGCTAATGAAATTCTTAAAAAAAGAGGAATTTCCGCCGAAGAATTGGATTTGGTAATTGTTGGTACTATCACCGGTGATTATGGATTTCCTTCTACTTCTAATGTAGTATGTGATAAAATCGGAGCTAAAAATGCATGGGGATTTGATTTATCTGCGGCTTGTTCAGGATTTATTTATGCTTTAGCAACAGGTGCTCAGTTTATTGAAACCGGTCGTTATAAAAAAGTAATGGTTATTGGTGGAGATAAAATGTCGTCTATCATCGATTATACCGATCGCGCTACGTGTATTATTTTCGGCGATGGAGCAGGTGCTGTTTTATTAGAGCCTACTACTGAAGACTTAGGTGTAAAGGATTTTATTTTAAAAGCTGATGGTGCAGGCAGAAACTATTTATGTATGCACGCCGGCGGTTCTGTACTTCCTGCCTCCCACGAAACTGTAGATAAACGCCAGCATTATGTATATCAGGAAGGGCAAGCTGTGTTTAAGTTTGCGGTGAAGGGTATGGCAGATGTGAGCGCTGAAATTTTAGAAAAAAACAATCTTACTTCTAATGATATTCAATGGTTAGTGCCACATCAGGCAAATAAGCGTATTGTAGATGCAACCGCGTCTAGAATTGGCCTGAATGAGGATAAAATCATGATGAACATTGAGCGATACGGCAATACAACGGCCGGCACCATTCCTCTTTTGCTATGGGACTATGAAAAACAGCTGAAAAAGGGAGATAATCTGATTATTTCTGCCTTTGGTGGGGGCTTTACCTGGGGTTCTGTATGGGTAAAATGGGCTTACGATGGCAGTAAAGTGAAATAA
- a CDS encoding sensor histidine kinase gives MQQLIQRIGNLGVSRVSDFHEKRKVQTLNYFNLIVAFFLLIGSSNAVFLKSEYPIWVQLAFFITALFCIYLNYLGKYSLSLVVFTLYINISLFFVNEYYPFESGAYLFYFPLTVTVVLLNNPSIKDKFTVLHFFISILFFLISVFFDFTSIRNHSIPPEQVNLLWYYDVVFSVVCTAVLSFMLNRLIVNQNSEIINHLKQEREIQGKLNASLKEKEILLAEVHHRVKNNLSIIAALVNMQHDKAKNNETKEILNDTKSRIMSLSLVHNMLYRSHDLNKIYLHDYVGSLVKELMITFNKDQSIILKENYQDIEISLDKAIPVGLLVNEALTNIFKHAFSQMTETPVICINLSESNGIIVLEINDNGRGISGDNKREEESQSLGMSLMHALTEQLDGKLKVSTDKGVLIQLKFSTETLQSKIHARN, from the coding sequence ATGCAACAATTAATTCAACGAATCGGCAACCTAGGCGTTTCACGTGTCAGCGATTTTCATGAGAAAAGAAAAGTACAAACACTGAACTACTTTAATTTAATCGTAGCTTTTTTTCTACTTATCGGTTCCAGTAATGCGGTTTTTTTAAAATCAGAATATCCTATTTGGGTACAATTAGCATTCTTTATCACGGCATTGTTTTGCATCTATTTAAATTATCTGGGGAAATATAGTCTTTCGCTTGTTGTTTTTACTTTGTACATAAATATTTCTCTTTTCTTCGTTAATGAGTATTACCCATTCGAATCAGGGGCCTATTTGTTTTATTTTCCATTAACAGTAACAGTTGTTCTTTTAAATAATCCATCCATTAAGGATAAGTTTACGGTTTTGCATTTTTTTATTTCGATTTTATTTTTTCTGATATCCGTTTTTTTTGATTTTACGAGTATTCGAAACCATTCTATACCACCTGAACAGGTAAATCTTTTATGGTATTACGATGTTGTTTTTTCTGTTGTTTGTACTGCTGTTTTGTCATTTATGTTAAATCGTTTAATCGTCAATCAAAATTCCGAAATCATCAACCACTTAAAGCAAGAAAGAGAAATTCAAGGCAAGTTAAATGCTTCATTAAAGGAGAAAGAAATTTTACTTGCCGAGGTACATCATCGGGTAAAAAACAATCTTTCCATTATCGCGGCATTAGTAAATATGCAACACGATAAGGCTAAAAATAATGAAACTAAAGAGATTTTAAATGATACAAAAAGTAGAATCATGAGCTTGTCGCTTGTGCACAATATGTTGTATAGATCACACGATCTCAATAAAATTTATTTACACGATTATGTCGGCTCTCTGGTTAAAGAACTGATGATAACTTTCAATAAGGATCAAAGCATTATTTTAAAGGAAAATTATCAAGACATTGAAATTTCATTGGATAAGGCAATTCCGGTTGGTTTGTTGGTAAATGAAGCGTTGACAAATATTTTCAAGCACGCATTTAGTCAAATGACTGAAACTCCTGTCATTTGTATTAATCTTTCTGAAAGTAATGGAATAATAGTATTAGAAATTAATGATAACGGGAGGGGAATAAGCGGCGATAACAAAAGAGAAGAAGAATCACAGTCATTGGGTATGTCTTTAATGCATGCCTTAACTGAGCAGCTGGATGGTAAATTGAAGGTAAGTACTGATAAGGGTGTGCTTATACAATTGAAATTCAGTACAGAAACTCTTCAGTCTAAAATTCACGCAAGAAATTAG
- a CDS encoding choice-of-anchor L domain-containing protein produces the protein MKETKTYLIVLLLLTVNLLDAQLLVSPNNNAATLVNQIVGNNVTITNAVINCGSGGSGIFLSNNSNIGLNNGILLTTGKATNAMGTNNDADKGECFNTNSSISDPQLIAIEPKATYDGCILEFDIKPICNTLQIKYVFGSEEYPEFVGSQFNDAFGFFIWGPNPAGGTYNGNNIARLPNSTQVTINNINNGSTNSGPCTNCSFYVNNAGGGTIQYDGFTTPLTASANVTPCQTYHLKLAIADAGDCDYDSGVFLEYQGISCSQAQIPTVATQTTTSFCDLNNGSATATVGNYTGTATYLWSPGGQTSATAVNLAPGNYQCQITFQNPCPYTKTITVQVPHSTGFSVTQSITNIKCPQDVNGSATVVPNGGNAPFTYSWNTNPVQTSAAATGLGLGTYVCTITDATGCVKKDSVRIFATTTLTMAPTSNPALCNNATGEAMANALGGVPPYTYVWNTSPVQTSSIAVNLLPGNYSVTVTDNDGCIKTMSVNVSNFEPVITIVDSIVHATCNQPNGAILIDTLIGGTYPYTFNWSGGQTTQSVSGLASGSYTVTIRDANNCPAAKLYAINNFTYLPINSVVKDDKCDQKKGEATAIVLGGTAPISYTWSNGQTTQTASGLGAGSYNVIVKDAVGCTNTAVFNVSNYNDSFNGYVTINPRDPSVNENFQISIHPTSLWTVDFAGLNTGFMLRDTVAVLNLSEYGWYYVNYFLVSDNGCRTTIKFDFFVKDFMTLYFPNTFTPNADGVNDIYYAVGTLVKEFKMQIYDRWGEQVFSTDDLYKGWDGKYKGSLVKEDTYTYKALAKDYFGKAYNFTGHINVIR, from the coding sequence TTGAAAGAGACAAAAACATACCTGATAGTTTTACTTTTATTAACGGTTAATCTGTTAGATGCACAACTATTGGTATCTCCCAATAACAATGCTGCAACTTTGGTGAATCAAATTGTAGGAAATAACGTTACGATTACAAATGCAGTTATTAATTGTGGATCCGGTGGCTCAGGAATTTTTCTTTCTAATAACTCTAACATTGGACTTAACAATGGTATTTTACTTACTACGGGTAAAGCTACAAATGCCATGGGGACTAATAATGATGCCGATAAGGGCGAGTGCTTTAATACTAATTCAAGTATTTCCGATCCACAATTAATCGCTATAGAACCTAAAGCAACATACGATGGTTGTATATTAGAATTCGATATCAAACCAATTTGTAATACGCTCCAAATAAAATATGTTTTCGGTTCGGAAGAATATCCTGAATTTGTGGGTTCCCAATTTAATGATGCGTTTGGTTTTTTTATTTGGGGACCTAACCCTGCGGGTGGTACATACAATGGTAATAATATTGCCCGTTTACCTAACTCTACACAAGTAACCATCAATAATATTAATAATGGTTCTACTAATAGCGGACCTTGTACTAATTGCAGCTTTTATGTTAATAATGCAGGTGGCGGAACTATACAATACGATGGATTCACTACACCTCTTACAGCATCAGCAAACGTAACACCGTGTCAAACCTATCACTTAAAGTTAGCTATTGCGGATGCGGGTGATTGTGATTACGACTCAGGCGTTTTTTTAGAATACCAAGGTATTAGTTGTTCACAGGCACAAATCCCTACGGTAGCTACACAAACTACTACCTCTTTCTGTGATTTGAATAACGGATCGGCTACGGCTACAGTTGGTAACTATACCGGAACGGCCACTTATTTATGGAGTCCGGGTGGACAAACCTCTGCTACAGCAGTAAATTTGGCTCCGGGGAATTATCAATGTCAAATCACATTTCAAAATCCTTGTCCTTACACCAAAACCATTACAGTTCAAGTGCCGCATAGTACCGGTTTTAGTGTAACACAATCCATTACCAATATTAAATGTCCGCAGGATGTAAACGGTTCTGCTACTGTTGTGCCGAATGGAGGTAATGCGCCTTTTACTTATTCCTGGAATACTAATCCGGTACAAACATCGGCAGCAGCAACCGGACTTGGTTTAGGAACTTATGTTTGCACTATTACTGATGCTACCGGTTGCGTGAAGAAAGATTCGGTAAGAATTTTCGCAACCACCACTTTAACAATGGCGCCAACTTCTAATCCTGCGCTTTGTAATAATGCTACCGGAGAGGCGATGGCTAACGCTTTAGGCGGCGTTCCGCCTTATACTTATGTGTGGAATACATCCCCCGTGCAGACGTCATCAATTGCTGTTAACCTTCTGCCCGGAAATTATTCAGTAACTGTTACCGATAACGACGGTTGTATAAAAACGATGTCGGTTAATGTATCAAATTTCGAACCTGTAATTACAATTGTGGATAGTATTGTGCACGCAACTTGTAATCAACCGAATGGCGCCATCCTTATTGATACACTTATTGGCGGAACTTATCCATATACTTTTAATTGGTCGGGTGGACAAACCACACAATCTGTTTCCGGATTAGCGTCGGGCTCTTATACTGTTACTATACGAGACGCTAATAATTGTCCGGCTGCCAAACTATACGCAATCAATAATTTCACCTATCTGCCAATTAACAGTGTAGTTAAAGATGATAAATGTGATCAGAAAAAAGGCGAGGCAACAGCCATAGTATTAGGCGGAACAGCACCGATTTCTTATACCTGGAGTAACGGACAAACAACGCAAACAGCGAGCGGACTTGGTGCCGGTTCCTATAATGTAATTGTAAAAGATGCTGTTGGTTGTACAAATACCGCAGTGTTCAATGTTTCAAATTATAATGATTCATTTAATGGCTATGTAACAATCAATCCGCGCGATCCTTCAGTGAATGAAAATTTCCAAATCAGCATTCATCCAACGAGTTTATGGACCGTTGATTTTGCAGGTTTGAATACAGGTTTTATGTTACGCGATACGGTAGCTGTACTTAATTTGTCTGAATATGGATGGTATTATGTGAATTATTTTTTGGTAAGTGATAACGGATGCAGAACCACAATTAAATTCGACTTTTTTGTAAAGGATTTCATGACCTTGTATTTCCCAAATACCTTCACGCCGAATGCGGATGGCGTGAATGATATTTATTATGCTGTAGGAACTTTGGTGAAGGAATTTAAGATGCAGATTTATGATCGTTGGGGTGAGCAGGTGTTTAGTACGGACGATTTATACAAGGGCTGGGATGGAAAATACAAAGGAAGTTTAGTAAAAGAGGATACTTACACCTACAAAGCCCTGGCAAAGGATTACTTTGGGAAAGCCTATAATTTTACCGGGCATATTAACGTTATTCGTTAA
- the plsX gene encoding phosphate acyltransferase PlsX: MKIGLDIMGGDYAPKNCLDGAILAAKELPSDAIIVLIGDEVHAKKYLSEQNADLSRFEFVHTTEVLDMGAHPTKALAQKPNSSIAIGFKLLKDEKIHSFSSAGNTGAMLVGSMFSVKAVSGVIRPSIANPLPKENGGWGLILDVGTNADCKPDVLYQFGILGSILAKEVYKIEKPKVALLNIGEEPEKGNLVAQATYNLMKDSKDFHFVGNVEGRDLFNDKADVIVCEGFTGNVVLKTAEAFYTMMRKQKIKNDYFDKFNYEIYGGTPILGINSNVLIAHGISSPTAFKNMLLLAKDIVNANLSEKIKQAFQ, encoded by the coding sequence ATGAAAATTGGTTTGGATATCATGGGTGGCGATTATGCACCCAAAAATTGTTTAGACGGTGCTATCCTCGCCGCTAAAGAACTTCCGTCTGATGCAATTATTGTTTTGATTGGTGATGAGGTGCATGCCAAAAAATATTTATCAGAGCAAAATGCCGACTTATCCCGCTTCGAATTTGTGCACACAACAGAAGTTTTGGATATGGGCGCGCATCCAACAAAAGCACTGGCTCAAAAACCTAATAGCAGCATTGCCATTGGTTTCAAATTATTAAAAGACGAAAAAATTCATTCTTTCTCCAGTGCCGGCAACACAGGTGCCATGTTAGTTGGTTCGATGTTTTCTGTAAAGGCTGTGTCTGGAGTTATTCGTCCAAGCATTGCCAATCCTTTGCCAAAGGAAAATGGCGGTTGGGGTTTAATCTTAGATGTGGGCACCAATGCCGATTGTAAACCGGATGTGTTATACCAGTTCGGAATTTTAGGTTCTATTCTCGCCAAAGAAGTTTATAAAATTGAAAAACCAAAAGTCGCTCTTCTGAATATTGGTGAAGAGCCGGAAAAAGGAAATTTAGTAGCACAAGCAACTTACAACTTAATGAAGGATTCAAAAGATTTTCATTTTGTAGGTAATGTGGAAGGCCGCGATTTATTTAATGATAAAGCGGATGTAATCGTTTGTGAGGGCTTTACCGGCAATGTGGTGTTAAAAACAGCAGAAGCTTTTTATACCATGATGCGCAAACAAAAAATTAAAAACGACTATTTCGATAAGTTTAACTACGAGATTTACGGTGGAACTCCGATTCTGGGAATTAACTCCAATGTATTAATCGCGCATGGTATTTCAAGTCCTACTGCTTTCAAAAACATGTTATTGTTAGCAAAGGATATTGTTAATGCTAATCTCAGTGAAAAAATTAAACAAGCATTTCAGTAA
- the rpmF gene encoding 50S ribosomal protein L32, which yields MPNPKRKLSRSRRDSRRATYKAPNMTIAKDTTTGEAHLFHRAHWFEGKLYYKGKVVMEKANA from the coding sequence ATGCCAAATCCTAAACGAAAATTATCACGCTCACGCAGAGATTCACGTCGTGCTACATACAAAGCACCGAATATGACTATTGCAAAAGATACTACAACCGGCGAAGCACATTTATTTCACCGTGCACACTGGTTCGAAGGTAAATTATATTATAAAGGAAAAGTTGTAATGGAAAAAGCAAACGCTTAA
- a CDS encoding DUF177 domain-containing protein codes for MGKKQYIVRFAGLPVGTHEFEFKIDGKFFEQFADSEIHKADLDARIVLLKQNHLMQMQFEINGTVNLSCDRCLIDYDFPIESQEELVLKTGNPDESNDEILVINEGDAGADISHYLYEYIMLALPYRRVPCEIDDEVECDEVTREKLDESSVQETEPNPVWEKLNKIKFNKN; via the coding sequence ATGGGCAAGAAGCAGTACATAGTTAGATTTGCCGGATTGCCTGTTGGAACTCACGAGTTTGAGTTTAAAATTGACGGGAAGTTCTTTGAGCAGTTTGCAGATAGTGAAATACATAAAGCGGATTTAGATGCGCGTATTGTATTATTAAAGCAAAATCATCTCATGCAAATGCAATTCGAAATTAACGGAACCGTTAATTTAAGTTGCGATCGTTGTTTGATTGATTACGATTTTCCAATCGAATCTCAGGAAGAATTGGTTTTAAAAACCGGTAACCCCGACGAGAGCAACGATGAGATTTTGGTGATTAATGAAGGAGATGCCGGAGCCGATATTTCTCACTATTTGTACGAATATATAATGTTAGCTCTTCCCTATCGCCGCGTTCCTTGCGAAATAGACGACGAGGTTGAATGTGATGAGGTAACAAGAGAAAAACTGGACGAAAGTTCAGTACAAGAAACAGAACCAAATCCCGTATGGGAAAAATTAAATAAAATAAAGTTTAACAAGAATTAA
- a CDS encoding MmcQ/YjbR family DNA-binding protein — translation MNIEELREYCLSKKGVEECFPFDEETLVFKVMGKMFLLTGIDSRPLEFNVKCNPDLAITLRETYKCVKPGYHMNKKHWNTVTCDGSTPIKLIKEWINHSYDCVVDSLPQKQKKELEGL, via the coding sequence ATGAATATTGAAGAATTGAGGGAATATTGCCTTTCAAAAAAAGGAGTGGAGGAATGTTTTCCGTTTGATGAGGAAACACTTGTTTTTAAGGTGATGGGAAAAATGTTTCTTTTAACAGGGATAGATTCCAGGCCACTGGAATTCAATGTAAAATGCAATCCTGATTTGGCGATTACTTTACGCGAAACATATAAATGCGTGAAACCGGGGTATCATATGAACAAAAAGCATTGGAATACAGTGACTTGTGATGGTTCGACACCAATTAAGCTGATAAAAGAATGGATTAATCACAGTTACGATTGTGTGGTAGATAGTTTACCCCAAAAGCAAAAAAAGGAGCTGGAAGGGCTATAA